The following nucleotide sequence is from Sparus aurata chromosome 22, fSpaAur1.1, whole genome shotgun sequence.
TCATTATCTTTCTATCTGTTCTGAATTCCTtggatgtgatgtcatcacgtAATCCTCCtttattcttttgtttcatttatttttatttttgcatttactTGCTTAAATTAATcatcttttattccttttttttacttgtaatctaatttgattttttgtgtttttacatttgtcaGACTTGACTTCTTTGCGTTTGATTGTCTGTTGAtcgttttattttatataatatatattttatatataaaggTGTACGAggacctctctctccctctactcctcactgtgttttattatcTTGTGGAGCACATATATGTTGGATGGAGTTGTGTTATCACactttaattgttaaaaagacaaaaaacagtctaaacattattttttttttttaagaaaataaaaatgttctcatATTTATTTATCCAAAGCCAAAAGCTCGTGTGAATCAGGAACATCAGAtaataaacattaataacagtctgtttgtttctgcatcagacagacatgcagacagacatgcagacgtgcaggcagacagacgtgcagacagacagacgtgcagacagacacgcagacagacaggatgctGCTCTGGTAACCTCTCACCTACATCATCCTCTCGTGCAGCGGGCTGCAGGTCGACGTCTCTGCGCTCCGTCCAGCTGTCGCCGCCTGCATTGGTTCACCAGGCGGACGCACGTAGGCGCGTATCCGACCCACCAGCCcccctgcacctcctcctcctccaccggcCAGACTGAAGAGCCGGCGAGCGGCGGGACAGCCAGGCAGAGACGAACCGAGCCGAGCCGACCCGCTGCTGCAGCGGCTCCGACGGGACGGACCGGACCGAGGTGAGCCCGGTGCgggtgtgttgttgtgttgttgtgttgtgttgggttgttgttgttgttgttgttgttttgttgcatGGCGGACTGAAACGTTTCTGTGGCGGTGAGCTGAGGGGGGGGAGGGACGAGCCTGGTTCTGCTGGGTGGAGATCCGGATGATAAACTATCACTTCTGCCTGCTCCAACACGTCCGAACCACCAGAACAAAGGACGTTAATGTGGTATCAGTTCGGGGACAGTGCTGGTTCTGGACCTGGACTCTGGATCACCGTGTGCAACACGGACTCGGGGATTTCACCGCCTCGCGTCAGACGGAGCCGCTCGCGCCTCCGCGGCGCTTCTGAGCGATGACGTGATTGTTGTGTTTGTCGCGCGGCTCGGTTCACACATCACACCTGCGGCCCGCCGCTCACACCTGCGGTCACGTGACGCGTTTGGACCGTGAAAGTGTGTTTTGTCTGCGCGCGATGCTCAGGAGGAGGTTCGGTCCGGCTCCAGCAGGCCCACGAGCCCCCGGTCCGGCTCGGTCCCTCCCGGCGAAACTCGTGTCTGAACACGTTGTCAGAAAGGGGGTGTGTGTCTGCGAAACCAGAGCTCAGCCAATCAGCGGCCGCTGCCTGCCTACACTGCGCCGCTTGTTTACTACCGACGCTGGACGCTGATTGGACGAAAGGTGGGGGAAAATCTGGCTTTATGCTGCGTTCAGGTGCAGCGGAAAAAATGGGAGAGTTGATTTTTATCGCTGGAATCTCTGTGTTGACCTGCAATCAGTAATTATGATACAAAACACGTCATAGATATTAATTTAAAAGGAACTGATCACTTTCTGATGAAGCCACAATTTATCCAATTGAACAGTATAAGATGTGGAAGTTTATTGTgctatttttcatctttatttatatctttcagtcattttatagtattgtttgttgttttgcaccGACAGACCACAGAAAATTCACCGTGTGTGAAAACTTATatggcaaataaataaataaatacaattctaataatgataataagaCCAAAAAATAATCATTGTGTTGTAACATGTATCTTAAAGTCAtttataaaagtaaagatagttttgttaaaatgttttgttggcaAAAGTAAACAAGCCTTCTGAGAATAGTCGGTTACTGGAGAAAGAGTCTTAaagtattttgatatttaatgtcTATTAAATATTAATTGATTATTGGAATATGTGAAATCTctagtgttgtttttatttattcatttatttgcagTAATTTGACCTCAAACTCTCGTCAGAAAAACTCCAGTCGTTGAGTTTGATGGCCCTAAAATGTCCACGATGCTCGAAACAGCAAATCATGAACAATTTGCAttgtaaaatgaatgaatgattaaatatatattaaattcTACCATAGTAGTTTTATTTATATCAAGTTTCATGTTTGTAAGAcatcatatatttttaaaactcctttgttttcattccttTAAGGGTCATTATAAGTATAAGTCTGTGAAACCACAATATTGTATCGGCTGGTTATGAGTCTTAAAGTGTCATCTCATTATTCCCACGTGCCCTGAATGCAGCGTTGCCCCCATTTTACCACTATGGGCCACAGGCCACAGCGAAGGCGCCCAGACGTCAGATTACGTCTCCGGGAACGCGTTATCGGTCACGTACTCTGCTGGAGCAGACGGCAAAATCTACTGCGAGATTTTGGTTGAGCCCACGACCCAAATCCACCCGAGTCTGAGTCCACGTCAGAGTCCAGCATCACACTCAAATCCTCTGTGCTGTGTTTCACTCTGCACTGTCAGGCAGAGAGATGCATGATGGGAGAGAGTGTTTGCCAACATATGTAAACATATCTGTTCATCTGAGACACAATATGTTTCCTCTGAGAGAACAGTCGTCCTCGTTGGGTCGTTCCTTCATCGTTTAACGCTTTTGAATGAAGCCGTCTGGATGTTCCTGCAGAAGTTGATTAAAGACATTATTATGCTGCATAAACGGGATTCAAACACATTGTTTAAAGGGGCACAAGTTCAGGCTGCCCGTCAGGAGGAGcacctgatgatgtcatttagGAGGCGGGGGGGCGTGGAATGAAAGATACTGTTGACTttgcatgatgggaaatgtaggatccagtgttTCTGAAGCTTGGTTTGTAAACTGAGGATGCCTTGACCTCCACTCCTGTGATCATCAtcgctctctcctctgattCGTCTCTTAGTGCAACACTGATCTGCTGTTTTGCTCTTTTTAATGAGCAGGTTTAGGAGCGTTGCTCTGTTATTGGCAGACGCAGTGAGATATTCTGGTCGGTTCAGAGCTCATGTCGGTCCCGCGGTGTCTCGTCTGCagggaggtgtgacactgtgcTGAGTCCCCCTCACTGTGTGCAGCAGCACCATGGCAGCTATGGGACCTGAGGACAGAACTGGATCAGAGCCAGGCGGGACGGCTGTCTGCCCGTCGGGACCGCGGGCCTGCATCTCTACAACGACGCACAACAGCAACGGGCGGCAGCAGACGGTGGTGAGTAGATGCAGAGACTGAGACTGAGACTGAGGGCAAGTTACTCTCAAGATGcaatgtaatatattactgaaatattattaataacatGTTATTACTCTGTTACTGCTAAAAGAAATATATTACTGTATCGTGTTATCAGAATTCAGTCTTGCATGGCATTATGGGAACATTTTGATGATAGGATGAACATTAAGTTAACATCACATCAGCCGAATACTCACTAACATTTGAACAAACACATGAGGTTTCTGTAGAAGTTCCCCTCAGTCTTTATATGCAGCTAGAAGAACACACAGTAGAGTGCAAACCTCCGCCAGTCGgtgcaaataaaacatatttcagtcTGCTTGCTCCAGATTTGTATTCGGATCCATAACTGATTATACTCGCTCATAGATTCCCGCCACCTGAATATTGTTTTCCGTGCATTATTTCCTGGGAAATTAAGAAAAATGTTGAACACGTCGTCCGTTGTCATGTTGaagaaaatgagaagaaaacactgaaagttAACGAGGTAATTTttacaagttttgtggaaatcctcTCGACACTGTGTGATTCTGCTGACAGATCGTTCTGGAGttgatttaatttattcataCTGAGTCGATGTGATAGAAAACATCACGTTGTATAtaaatggaaaataatacataacACACATTCTACATTTTAGTTTGGGCCCTACAAACCTTCCCTATCAGCGGCCGGCACCATGCAGTGGTCCTGGCAGGTCGGGCTGTCTGCAGGCGGGACGCCGCAGATGGACAGGAAATACTTTCTTAACCGCTTTAATCACGGCGGCACAGAGACTCGTCTCAGCGTAACAAAGACTCACGTACTCGTCCTAACAGAGATACGCTGACTGTTACCTGTGTCTGAAGGTGTATGCAGGGAGCTGTGTCCAGGCTCACACAGCATTCATGGAGATCGGGCATCACAGGAACAAGACGTCAGTTCACCTGCCGCAAGGGGTACAAACTGTGGGACCCACAATGCACCTCGGCAACGCGTCTGCCACCAGAGAGGCTGCGTACAGGTGAGGCtacagagcagtgtgtgtgtgagagcgtgcTGGTCGTCATGGTGATGGAGGCTGAGCTGAGAGCTTCCTGTGTGTTGTCTCCAGCTTCCGCAGTCCAGAGTCGGTGGAGATGGATGAGATCATGGCCGCCATGGTTCTGACCAGCCTGTCCTGCAGCCCCGTGGTCCAGAGTCCTCCACAAACAGATCCTGGACCAGGTGTGTCTCCGCTCAGCAGCACACAGTCTCACCTGCTGGTTATATTTACTGGTTTATTATAAAGATGCCAGATTCACATTTTGagcttttttgattttttgtgaACATTTTATTGAATGATTGTTAACGTGTCTGAGGAgactcacagcagcagctgtctaaCATTATATGTAGTAAACACATTTACCTGTAATATAGATGACTTGCTAATAAAACCTTTTGGCTGAATTGTAAACAAGATAACAGAGAAGAAGTAGACACGTCCTGGTATTGAGAGGAAACAGTTCCTGTCTTCAGGTAAAGAGGTCTCGTTTGTTCTCCAGCCGGCTCGTCGTCACCGGCTGACATGGAGTGTGGCGGCGGCGAGCTGTCCGACAGCGGCAGCAGCGGCTACTGGAGCTGGGACCACGGCAACGTGAGCCCCGCCCCCTCGCCGTCCGTCACCGAGCTGGACAGCAGTCCTGATGAAGGCCTGCACATGGAACTGGAGCAGGGAGATGAGCTTAATGCCAAAAAGCCAAAGGTTTGTGTTTCTTCTAcgtctttctctttgtctcctgTCCCAGCCTCCCTGCTGAACCTCACCTGTGCTGGTCTCTCTCTCAGAGCTCGTTCAGAGGTGTGTACAGGTGTCTCTGGCCCAGCTGTGGCAAGGTGCTGACGTCTTCAGTTGGAATGAAAAGACATATCCGTGTGCTGCATCTGGGGTGAGCTGGAACACTTCTGATTTCACACAAACAGTCAGTTGTGTTGGAGTTTAGGAACAGATATCAGgatgattttgttttcagtcagtTATATCAGATGTTACTCGTAAACTAGAATATAAAGGAGTTATCGAGTGTTTCAGGGATTTGACGTTTTGTTTCCCGGCTTCCCATCAGACCTCCAAACGCAGACGGTTTAGTTTTCtgagctgaaaaacaacattaaaaaaacaggaggGAATAAAATTTTCAGGTTGTGGAAGAGCTCTGACTGAGTTACAGGACGTGATGAAACATTTTGGGGATTTTATATCTGGGccacagtgaaaacaaacaactcacgctctttcctctcacacacagcagTGGGTCGGATCAGTCCCAGAGAGAAGAGGACTTCTACTACACCAGGATCTCCTGTGAGACGGCGGACTCCAGCTCCGCTCCAGCTCCCTCCCAGCAGGCTCTGGGCCAGGCCTCGTCCTCTCATCTCAGCTGGGCCTCCTGCGGTTCTCCTCCGGCCTCGGAGCTCCAGATCCCTCCGGCTCACAGGCCCAGGTCCAACTCCAGCTCCGGGCCCGTCCTGAGCAGGCCCAGTCCGCTCAGCCAGTCGGCACCCAGCAGCTTCTGGCAGATCCATACGGAGCATCTCTATCAGGTGGGTGCAGCTGCGTTGCTGTCTgacaatatttatttaattccaGCGGTTATTAAATGTGCAGCTTCACCCACGAAGATCAATAAACTGAAGCAGAATTCAGCTTTTTTGTCATCTGCAAAGTGGCTCCGCCTGCCAGGAAGCATctgttatatttatattatattaaatatgATTATAGCATCGATTAGCACAGAACTTCTTGCTGACAAAGAGACAGTTCAGCTGTTTTAGACGTTAAGATGAAGATGAAGCGTCTCAACAACAGACACAACAGATGATGTGTCGTGTTgcagtgatgttctggtgggAGTCACACTGGACTTGTGTTCTCTCGGCGGTGAAGATCCTcgtttttctttaaataaccGCCGACTTTGGAGCGTTTGAGTTCCCGTCTGAGAGCcggcagtgttttttttggggtCTGAAATTGTCTTGAGAGCGATGGAAGGAGACAGAGCTGCGCCTGTTGGCATGAATTATTAAACGTCGTAGATTTTAGTGTGTGAACGCAGGAATTTACCTTCCAAACATCCCAGTTTTCCCTCAGAGGACAGTCTCGTCATGTAACCGGAGCGTCCGTGCTGCAGTCTCATGTCTGCAGCGTTGTCAGGTCCTCCTCGCCCGGCGCCCCCTCACTGATCACCCTCCAACCAGCCAATGAGCTACAACTTTGTTTATGCATcacaaagcagcacatttcaCTGGTGACCTGCATTTACCCCGAACCACTGAGGCTGTAAATGGATGCTTTGTGACAGTGAGAGAGTGCGCTCGCCCCGTTCCCCCGAATGGAGACGAGACTCTCTCTGGCCTACAAAGGGccgaaaaacacaaaaagatcCCGCGCTGTCTGTGGGAGTGGACGTACACAGATCCAGGATCAGACGGACTCTGTCATGCTACACGTTTTCTGGAATATGTCAtaaaaaatattcatgtttctgatgATGCAGATGTTAGAGAATGTGTCCATCTCCTGCCACATTTGTCTTTTGTCTGAGCGGTGACTGAGTGTGGGTCGGGGCTGCTGGTGGAGCAGCGTTCAgggtcagctgtgtgtgtcatgGCTGCTGGCGGCTTGTGGCTTGAAAAGCCCGACCGCAGCGTTGAACTTACATTAGCACGTTTCTTTCCGACCCGTGCTCTCTGACTGTAACTCCAGGGTCGACACAGTGAATGCTCTCCCGCGTTATGTTCTGCTTTGTGGATATTAAAGCACTTTGgagcagtttctgtgtgtgtgcagagctcAGGGCTGCACAGGGAGCAGAAACAGGACGGAGGCAGCGGGAACACGTTGGcgggaggagataatttaatgTGTGGCATGTTGGATGCTCTCAGTTTGTTGCAGCGACTGGACAGAATCGAAAAAGCCATAAATGGATTAGTCAGAACAATTTGGCAAATCATCTGAGGCAAGACGGACTGAATCAATGTTTAAAGTTCAGAATGTGTGTTCTGGAGCAGGGAGCCAATCTGAACGGGTCAGCATGGGAGTAATGTGTTCTTACATCTCTGTTAGAGACGGAGCGGTAGAGCTGCTGGGATCATTTCAGATTTAACATACATGATTCAACGAGCTCTGTGGAACTTATGTGTTTTCCCGGAAGCTGTTCATGttagcagactccatttctaaaacACAGTTAGCTGCTGATgctctgttagcagagcagagagagggactAAAGACATgttgagctaactggctaacggTCGCTAACTACAGTTAAGGATAGGTAGCAGAGAGCAGCGGTTGTTGGTTGCAGCcttcaaattctggccatattttacaaattgcacctttttgaaatacacaataaaaataaaagtaaaggtGAGCTGACACTTTAATACACTGCTGCCTACTTTTAAAAAGGACGTATACATTTTGCATGTCTTAACATCACTTTATGTCCAGCACCGaacaagacagacagagcagcagctagCTTGTGAAACTAGCGAAGCATTTAGCACCTGAACCGTCAGATGTATTTCTCAGGAGTTGATGGACAGATATTTGGAAACATGACTTtaaataaatgctaatgttgctccgtgtctgctggatgtgtaagtCAGCCATACTGCATGTGTTAGCTAACATGGACGCCTTATTGACTCGttgattatcttttttttggTGCACCCAAGTGGACAGAAAACCAGTGAAAGCAAGCAAATGCAACACGATAACTTGTCATATGAATCAGGTTGTCGTGCAGATGTACTGACTCGTGtgtcgtctcctctctcctgctgcttcCAGGCCTGTAGCCCCGTCCAGGTCTCTGTGGCCTCCAGGAGCCCCGGCTGCCAGGCGGCTTGgaccccctccacctccatctctaaCACTCCGGTGGGTCTTCTGTCTGGTTCTGTTTGCTGTCCTGCCTAACAGACGATATAAACCTGCAGGAGCGTCAGTTAAACTCTGCTTTGAGGGTTAATTAAGACCTTTGTTGCATGTGAGACGTCAGTAAAACACAGTCTGTATATATTGTTCTGTTTCATGACGCCTGTTCTAACTCTAACCGTCTCTTCAGATGGTGAAACCTCGCTGCCGGTCCGTCAGTGTCGGTGAACAGTGGCTCCAACAGAACCGGCTACAGCCCATGAGTGCGTCGCCCTCCCGCACTCACTGCTCCTTCAGGTGAGGCACCGACCAGCTGACGCGTCTACAGTCATGCTGGTGGTTGAGCTAATTGCTAACGTGCTAATGTTTGGCAGGTAACATTTATGTTCCCTTGATAGTTCAGAGTGAACATTTGCTAACACAAAAGATAGCTGAGACTGACCGGAACGTCGGCCATTTTGCAGATGTTTAATCAGAAACCAAagtattaaagggacagttcaccccaaaacacacagaaggaaACAAGAGGCTCGAGCTCGCGTCAGCTCAGGATGTAAACGTTAATGTCGTCCTCCTCGGCTGAGCTTTAACGCTGGCTTCGCTAGCTCTGTTAGCCTCGTTAGCCAGCAGTCATATTCAGCTGAGTTATACCAACATTACAAACTgtctcgtgtttttttttaactgacaaTTTTGATCCGACTCCCAATTGAAGTCCgtgtgtcaaaataaatatGGTTACTAGTAACTAAAATGTACAATTAATCGATCACTttttctataaaatgtcagaatatcATGTTCATGCTCATCTCaaggtgatgatgtcatcaaatgtcttgtcttgtctgacTAACTTTCAAAAAtctaaagagaaaaaacagcaaatcgtCACAATCAATAAGCTGAACGAGGGAATGTTTGTCGGGGATTCATCAGTTATAGTTGTCTGTTCCTGGTTTGAGGTTTAATGGTAAACTGAGGCTGTTATGATGTTTAAATGCAGATCAATATCAGAGAGGTGCCGCTGCAGAATTGATCAttcttctgttctctgtgttgcTGCCTCCGTCTTCATCCTGCAGGTTGTCAGGTTCATGATCCGCTCTGCTGCCGTCTGTAATATCACATTTTCCACCGCTCAGCCAGGGAAGATAAAACTGATTCAATCACGCCTTCGTTTGCTATCAGAACATTTTCCCCTCAGCCTCTTTTTTTATAGAGACTGATCACAtcaagcctgtgtgtgtgtgtgtgtgtgtgtgtgtgtgtgtgtgttctcatccACACACTGTTGTGTCCTCTCGTCTGCAGGAAGGGTCGCGGCGAGGCCAAGAAGTGCCGCAAGGTGTACGGAGTGGAGCGCAAGGATCAGTGGTGCACCGCCTGCCGCTGGAAGAAAGCCTGCCAACGCTTCCCCgactaaaacacacaaaacagctgCACgacggagagagtgagagagacggagaggtgGATGGATGAATGAGCGATAAAAGAGACTTTTATCAGAGCGAGGATTTAAATCAGGGCCTGAGCGCCGTCACCAGAAAACAACTCTTCtcttacatgtttgtttttttactttcaacctgtttttttttggtttctttcctaaagaaatacaaattaatttttttctgtatctttgTAACTTCCTTACAAACTGAAGCCGGCCTGACGTCGACCATGTGATGTGCTAAGCCTACGATACTCTCCCACGTTATCCAAAGGCCGTGTTGCTGCCCCCTGTAGCTCCCGTGTGTTAGACGGCTGCTggtccttctcttcctccagtGGTTACACCGTGGTTATGATGTAAATGATATTGTGTGCTTTGAGTTACATATGAGTattttatacctttttttttttctttttttttaaaaatcgtcTTGTTCAGCCCGCTTATTTGGGcagatttaatgttttttggcACTTTGTTGGAATATAAACTCACATGAATAAGCTACATTTGGTTCGACTCAACCAAGTTCCTGTTTTCCTTCCTGCCCACATGTTGGCGTACGAACCAGTGTTAATGGTTTTATTATCCGTGAAGCTATGGAGTCGTGGCGGTGGGATTAAGCGTTAGGGGAATGAGTTTGTAAtagcaataaaataaacaaaaaaaacaaaaaaaaaagaggaaatatattgtcaaacacaaattaaaaagcaCTGAGAATTTGAAGCTGGTTTGTTTCTGTTCGTCTTCTTCACGACAGTCCACAAAACAAGTAGCAAACTATTTTattgtcgtttttttttctctatacaCATTTTGTATGACACTCAGAACAATGGAGTAATGATAGAAACGTGCTCTGAACTGTACACCCTGTTCACAActtccttttgtcttttttctgtgtgtgttgaattgacagggaacacacacacacacacacacacactcacgtgcATACATCGTTACATCTcatcattaaaacactgttaAGATGCAGAAGAAGATGCGACCTGCTCGAGGAGGAAAATATGAagataaacataaacatttatttgtttttttgtcgcCGAGCAGAAACAGCTGATTTCATCCTTCTAATCTCAGACGGAGCGTCAGAACCGAGTCAGACGGACTTAAGGAATGCCTGAGAACTGACTGGAGATCAGTTTAATGCTGCTGGTCTGTAGAACTGCAGGATGAGTGAGGGACTGTATGAAAACCATCAGAGGGGAAATAAAGGTTGagaattattttgttttcacagcaaatattttatttttcatgtcattttttgatattttgaatCCAGTTAGGAGGAAAAACGTCGACTCGCTTCGTATTGTTGTTTTACAAACTACCTAAGTTCTGCTGAACTACCAAAGAATCACCGCTAACAAAGCAGTtctaaacacatttaatttcctgtaacttcttcacaataaaagccccctgttaaagcttttattttgaagcagcatcacaggaaatatgttttcagcagcagtaactaaacatgaaccagctgaaagtgaacacgatgaaacagtaaaactcAGCAGATGTttaaagaacaaacaggacgagagaaactacagagactgagagagTCCACACGGGATCAGAGGAACGTTTTCAACTGAAGATACGTAGCTCACCTTAATTTAAGGAAAACCACAAtattttcctgaacctaaccaaacaaAAGTCCACTTGACTTGTTGCTGGTATGTTGCAACAGTCACATTGTTTTGGGAACGATGATAAATGTCATTTAGTGTCCTATAGGTGTTAAAAatttaaaaggtcaaagtcgGATCAGACGTGTGTgagcaccaacagaagctcccctCTCCCACGTTAAGCACTGCTCAttaaacgcctcatcagtagtcccgccttaaattttgtgactctgtgacatcacatttcatcacagagtcacacatttgTGTAATTTACACCTTGCAGCTAGTTTTGcttgtaagaattgatttaacACAGCCActctgttgtggttgttgttgttgttgttaactGTGTGCtgagtcaggtgtgtgtgagccgtCCAATCAGAGGAGGCCATCAGCTGCTGCCAGGTGAATGT
It contains:
- the znf395b gene encoding zinc finger protein 395b isoform X2; the protein is MAAMGPEDRTGSEPGGTAVCPSGPRACISTTTHNSNGRQQTVVYAGSCVQAHTAFMEIGHHRNKTSVHLPQGVQTVGPTMHLGNASATREAAYSFRSPESVEMDEIMAAMVLTSLSCSPVVQSPPQTDPGPAGSSSPADMECGGGELSDSGSSGYWSWDHGNVSPAPSPSVTELDSSPDEGLHMELEQGDELNAKKPKSSFRGVYRCLWPSCGKVLTSSVGMKRHIRVLHLGGSDQSQREEDFYYTRISCETADSSSAPAPSQQALGQASSSHLSWASCGSPPASELQIPPAHRPRSNSSSGPVLSRPSPLSQSAPSSFWQIHTEHLYQACSPVQVSVASRSPGCQAAWTPSTSISNTPMVKPRCRSVSVGEQWLQQNRLQPMSASPSRTHCSFRKGRGEAKKCRKVYGVERKDQWCTACRWKKACQRFPD
- the znf395b gene encoding zinc finger protein 395b isoform X1 is translated as MAAMGPEDRTGSEPGGTAVCPSGPRACISTTTHNSNGRQQTVVYAGSCVQAHTAFMEIGHHRNKTSVHLPQGVQTVGPTMHLGNASATREAAYSFRSPESVEMDEIMAAMVLTSLSCSPVVQSPPQTDPGPAGSSSPADMECGGGELSDSGSSGYWSWDHGNVSPAPSPSVTELDSSPDEGLHMELEQGDELNAKKPKSSFRGVYRCLWPSCGKVLTSSVGMKRHIRVLHLGSGSDQSQREEDFYYTRISCETADSSSAPAPSQQALGQASSSHLSWASCGSPPASELQIPPAHRPRSNSSSGPVLSRPSPLSQSAPSSFWQIHTEHLYQACSPVQVSVASRSPGCQAAWTPSTSISNTPMVKPRCRSVSVGEQWLQQNRLQPMSASPSRTHCSFRKGRGEAKKCRKVYGVERKDQWCTACRWKKACQRFPD